A window of Candidatus Pantoea floridensis contains these coding sequences:
- a CDS encoding winged helix-turn-helix domain-containing protein gives MNLAASLSLQTARHLHLAAQGLLRPLGRRARFTDIHATVRQMSLLQIDTINVVARSPYLVLYSRLGAYPAHWLEEALAAGELFEYWAHEACFIPFEDYPLLRHRMLQPQRLGWKYSAQWVDEHQQEIAELLAHIAANGPVRAADFSHDKQTKPGWWAWKPHKRHLENLFSAGELMVVERRNFQRVYDLHSRVMPDWVDEQHALSEEEAVIQMLHHSARSLGIFRVSWLADYYRLKRAPLKTWLAETAARGEIVRVEVEQLGEMWLHQTLLPLLEKPLSATHTVLLSPFDPVVWDRRRALELFNFDYRIECYTPAEKRKYGYFVLPVLHRGALKARIDAKMERQAQQLVIRAFWLEPGVRLSNTFLNDVKKAINRFAQWQGATEVIIENAPTELLAAWSSRWLIGC, from the coding sequence ATGAACCTCGCTGCTTCCCTGTCATTACAAACCGCTCGCCATTTGCACCTGGCTGCCCAGGGACTGTTACGTCCTTTGGGCCGGCGCGCACGTTTCACCGATATTCACGCTACCGTGCGCCAGATGTCCTTGCTGCAAATTGACACAATAAATGTTGTGGCGCGTAGCCCTTATCTGGTGCTGTATAGCCGTCTTGGCGCTTATCCTGCCCATTGGCTGGAGGAGGCGCTTGCAGCCGGTGAGTTGTTTGAGTACTGGGCGCATGAAGCCTGCTTTATTCCCTTCGAAGATTACCCCTTGCTTCGCCATCGAATGTTGCAACCGCAGCGACTTGGCTGGAAGTACAGCGCGCAATGGGTAGATGAACATCAGCAGGAAATTGCTGAGCTACTGGCGCACATTGCAGCTAATGGTCCGGTACGCGCCGCCGACTTTAGCCATGATAAACAAACCAAACCCGGCTGGTGGGCGTGGAAGCCTCACAAACGGCATTTAGAAAACTTATTTAGCGCCGGTGAGTTGATGGTGGTGGAGCGACGCAATTTCCAGCGGGTTTACGATCTGCATAGCCGCGTGATGCCAGACTGGGTTGATGAACAGCATGCCTTAAGCGAAGAGGAAGCGGTAATACAGATGTTGCATCACAGCGCGCGCAGTCTTGGCATTTTTCGCGTCAGTTGGTTAGCGGATTATTATCGTCTTAAACGTGCGCCGCTAAAAACGTGGCTGGCGGAAACTGCAGCGCGTGGAGAGATAGTTCGCGTTGAGGTGGAGCAGCTCGGGGAAATGTGGCTGCACCAAACACTGCTTCCGTTGCTGGAAAAGCCGCTGTCGGCAACGCATACCGTCCTGCTCTCGCCGTTTGATCCGGTGGTTTGGGATCGGCGGCGCGCGCTAGAACTGTTTAATTTTGATTACCGTATTGAGTGTTACACGCCCGCAGAGAAGCGCAAGTATGGCTATTTTGTCTTGCCGGTATTGCATCGCGGGGCACTAAAGGCTCGCATTGATGCCAAAATGGAGCGCCAGGCACAGCAGCTGGTCATTCGCGCATTCTGGCTGGAGCCGGGTGTGCGCCTGAGCAACACCTTTCTTAATGACGTAAAGAAGGCCATTAATCGCTTTGCTCAGTGGCAAGGTGCTACAGAAGTGATTATCGAAAATGCGCCTACTGAATTGCTGGCAGCGTGGTCAAGCCGCTGGTTGATTGGATGCTGA
- the lpxK gene encoding tetraacyldisaccharide 4'-kinase, with the protein MIERIWSGRSPLWLLLWPLSVLYGAITWLIRLSFQRGWRKSWRAPCPVVVVGNLTAGGNGKTPVVIWLVQALQQRGLRAGVVSRGYGGKADRYPLLVTGETSTALAGDEPVLIAQRTQAPVAVAPQRRLAVEGLLAVHDLDVIITDDGLQHYALQRDREIVVVDGMRRFGNGWWLPAGPMRERASRLREVNAVIVNGGEAQGDEIAMTLQPGQAINLMSGATASLDQLPEIVAMAGIGHPPRFFNTLKQQGIKAVAEIAFADHHAYSEDELSRLTDAKQCLLMTEKDAVKCRQFAQPNWWYLPVDAHLQGATVSTLLDDIVQLCSMARYARSH; encoded by the coding sequence ATGATTGAACGCATCTGGAGCGGGCGCTCACCGTTATGGCTGCTGCTCTGGCCGTTGAGTGTATTGTATGGGGCGATCACCTGGCTGATTCGCCTCAGCTTTCAACGCGGCTGGCGCAAAAGCTGGCGTGCGCCATGCCCCGTTGTGGTAGTCGGTAATCTTACCGCAGGTGGTAATGGTAAAACACCGGTGGTGATCTGGCTGGTGCAGGCATTACAACAACGCGGGTTACGCGCTGGCGTAGTGTCGCGTGGTTACGGTGGTAAGGCAGATCGTTACCCACTACTGGTAACGGGGGAGACCTCTACGGCATTAGCCGGGGATGAACCGGTATTGATCGCGCAGCGTACTCAGGCGCCAGTTGCCGTTGCACCCCAGCGTCGGCTGGCTGTGGAAGGCTTGCTTGCTGTACACGATCTGGACGTCATCATTACCGATGATGGCCTGCAGCACTATGCATTGCAGCGCGATCGCGAAATTGTGGTGGTGGATGGTATGCGCCGCTTTGGTAATGGCTGGTGGTTACCGGCTGGGCCAATGCGAGAGCGCGCCTCTCGGCTCCGGGAAGTCAATGCGGTGATCGTTAACGGTGGGGAGGCGCAAGGCGACGAAATCGCTATGACATTGCAGCCGGGTCAGGCAATAAATCTCATGAGTGGTGCCACCGCATCGCTGGACCAATTACCTGAAATCGTGGCAATGGCTGGCATTGGACATCCTCCTCGCTTCTTCAATACGCTCAAACAGCAAGGCATCAAGGCAGTAGCAGAAATCGCCTTTGCCGACCATCACGCATACAGCGAAGACGAATTATCCCGGCTGACAGATGCTAAACAATGCCTGCTCATGACGGAAAAAGATGCGGTGAAATGCCGTCAGTTTGCCCAACCTAATTGGTGGTACCTGCCAGTAGATGCTCATTTGCAAGGTGCAACCGTTTCAACCTTGTTAGACGATATCGTCCAACTCTGTTCGATGGCGCGCTACGCCCGCTCGCACTAA
- the cmoM gene encoding tRNA uridine 5-oxyacetic acid(34) methyltransferase CmoM — protein MQDRNFDDLADKFSQNIYGTRKGQVRQAIVWDELEALLPTLPAGPLSVLDAGGGVGQISSGLAARGHQVLLCDLSAEMLKLAEAHAHNAGVSHNMQFKQISAQQVGEHLDTQVDLVLFHAVLEWVAQPEEVLQALWHTLKPGGVLSLMFYNAHGLTFRTLTLGNFGYMRANMSKRKKRTLSPDFPRDPDDVTRWLTHCGFEIERRAGIRVFCDYMKPQPGAGKSVEEIIEMERRFCRQEPFLSLGRYIHVTARKPS, from the coding sequence ATGCAGGATCGTAACTTTGACGATCTGGCGGACAAATTCTCACAGAACATTTATGGCACGCGCAAAGGCCAGGTACGGCAGGCGATTGTTTGGGACGAGCTGGAAGCCCTGCTGCCAACGTTGCCCGCCGGGCCGCTTTCGGTGCTGGATGCCGGTGGGGGCGTTGGACAAATCTCCAGCGGCTTAGCCGCGCGCGGTCATCAGGTGCTGCTGTGCGATCTCTCTGCCGAGATGTTGAAGCTGGCGGAAGCCCATGCACATAACGCGGGTGTGAGCCACAACATGCAATTCAAACAAATTAGCGCCCAGCAGGTGGGCGAACATTTGGATACGCAGGTTGATCTGGTATTGTTTCACGCGGTGTTGGAATGGGTCGCGCAGCCAGAAGAGGTGCTGCAGGCGTTATGGCATACATTAAAGCCCGGCGGCGTGCTGTCACTGATGTTTTATAACGCACACGGCTTAACCTTCCGCACCCTGACGCTCGGCAATTTCGGCTATATGCGCGCCAATATGAGCAAACGCAAAAAGCGTACTTTGTCGCCGGATTTCCCACGCGATCCTGATGATGTGACGCGCTGGCTAACACACTGCGGATTTGAAATTGAACGACGTGCGGGCATTCGCGTCTTCTGCGATTACATGAAGCCGCAACCCGGCGCAGGGAAGAGCGTTGAGGAAATCATTGAGATGGAACGGCGTTTCTGTCGCCAGGAGCCCTTTTTAAGTTTAGGGCGCTATATCCACGTGACCGCGCGCAAACCCAGCTAG
- the elyC gene encoding envelope biogenesis factor ElyC: MFFALKKVIGGMLLPLPLLLLLMAAGLLLLWFSRWQKSGKILISCCWLLLLLLSLQPVADRLLSPLETHYATWNGHEPVDYIVVLGGGYTFNPNWAPSSNLISNSLPRVAEGVRQWRRYPQAKMIFTGAAAGENPRSSASVAAEVAESLGVPRSAIIQLDQPRDTLGEARAVKQTIGEHPFLLVTSANHLPRAMQFFQSAGMNPLAAPANQLAVTSPLNWWERAIPSPLWLGHSERAIYESLGQIWQKLRGDELSSTQPGE, from the coding sequence ATGTTTTTCGCATTAAAAAAAGTCATTGGTGGGATGTTGCTACCCTTGCCGCTGCTGTTATTACTGATGGCAGCGGGACTTTTGCTGCTCTGGTTCAGCCGCTGGCAAAAAAGCGGTAAAATCCTCATCTCTTGCTGCTGGCTGCTGCTGCTGCTGCTGAGCCTGCAACCGGTGGCCGATCGCCTGCTGTCGCCGCTGGAAACGCACTATGCGACCTGGAACGGTCATGAGCCGGTTGATTATATCGTGGTGCTGGGTGGCGGCTACACCTTCAATCCGAATTGGGCGCCGAGTTCCAACTTAATCAGCAATAGCCTGCCGCGCGTGGCCGAAGGTGTTCGCCAGTGGCGACGCTATCCGCAGGCAAAAATGATCTTTACAGGTGCGGCCGCAGGAGAGAATCCACGCAGCAGCGCCAGCGTTGCCGCTGAAGTGGCAGAAAGTCTTGGCGTGCCACGCAGCGCGATAATCCAACTGGATCAGCCCCGAGATACCCTTGGCGAAGCGCGGGCGGTGAAACAAACCATTGGCGAACATCCCTTTCTGCTCGTGACCTCTGCCAATCATTTGCCACGCGCAATGCAGTTCTTCCAAAGCGCCGGCATGAATCCGCTCGCAGCACCGGCTAATCAACTGGCGGTAACCTCGCCATTGAACTGGTGGGAACGCGCAATCCCGTCGCCATTGTGGCTTGGCCACAGTGAGCGCGCGATCTATGAATCGCTGGGGCAAATCTGGCAGAAACTGCGCGGTGACGAGCTCAGCTCAACCCAACCAGGGGAGTAA
- a CDS encoding YcbJ family phosphotransferase — protein sequence MEQLRSELALVLGESISRLETISEQAHTRLYALYDNAGKPMPLVAKYFRHQGRAALEAKKLTMLGHDGLIAVPAVFGLVLSQQKPAHEMLLMARFNGVSAEAPTRNAARWEQLCEQIVEGVLAWHRIDSQGLVGSVDSVQENTWPAWYRQRVDVLWSTLGYLTPPFFTLEDRQILFRSRQLLPRFFNGFDDPCVLIHGNLRLASMLKDAHSDQLIAMMQPGNILWAPREYELMRLADSGAEASLLQHYLQRAPVAEGFIWRRWLYQLWDCVDTLVSSGQFDRPRFDHARTQLLPWLG from the coding sequence ATGGAACAGCTCCGTTCAGAACTGGCGCTGGTGCTGGGTGAAAGCATCAGCCGCCTCGAAACTATTAGCGAGCAGGCGCATACGCGGCTGTACGCGCTTTACGATAACGCCGGCAAGCCGATGCCGCTGGTGGCGAAGTATTTTCGTCATCAGGGACGCGCCGCGCTGGAAGCGAAAAAACTCACGATGCTGGGCCATGATGGCTTGATCGCCGTGCCTGCGGTATTTGGATTGGTGCTTAGCCAGCAAAAACCCGCGCATGAGATGCTGCTAATGGCGCGTTTTAATGGCGTATCAGCGGAAGCCCCAACGCGCAACGCCGCGCGCTGGGAGCAATTATGCGAACAAATTGTGGAAGGCGTGCTGGCCTGGCACCGCATCGACAGTCAGGGTTTAGTCGGCAGCGTCGACAGCGTACAAGAAAATACCTGGCCTGCATGGTATCGCCAGCGAGTTGATGTGCTGTGGTCGACGCTAGGATATCTGACGCCGCCCTTTTTCACGCTGGAAGATCGGCAGATTTTGTTCCGCAGTCGCCAACTATTGCCGCGTTTTTTTAATGGATTTGACGATCCGTGCGTGTTAATTCACGGCAACCTTCGCCTCGCCAGCATGCTAAAAGATGCACATAGCGATCAGCTGATTGCGATGATGCAGCCTGGCAATATTCTCTGGGCTCCGCGCGAATATGAGCTGATGCGGCTGGCGGATAGCGGAGCCGAAGCGTCATTATTGCAACACTATTTACAGCGTGCGCCTGTTGCAGAAGGGTTTATCTGGCGACGCTGGTTATATCAGCTGTGGGATTGCGTCGACACGCTGGTGAGTAGCGGACAGTTTGACCGTCCGCGCTTCGATCACGCGCGCACGCAATTACTCCCCTGGTTGGGTTGA
- a CDS encoding Trm112 family protein, giving the protein MDHRLLEIVACPVCNGKLYFNKEQQELICKPDGLAFPVRDGIPVLLEVEARTLSVEEIHP; this is encoded by the coding sequence ATGGATCATCGTTTACTCGAAATCGTTGCCTGCCCGGTTTGCAACGGAAAACTGTATTTCAACAAAGAGCAGCAAGAGCTGATCTGTAAACCTGATGGCCTGGCTTTCCCGGTACGTGACGGGATTCCGGTACTGCTCGAAGTAGAAGCTCGTACGCTCTCTGTTGAAGAGATCCATCCATGA
- the mukE gene encoding chromosome partition protein MukE, with the protein MSSTNIEQVMPVKLALALANPIFPALDSQLRAGRHIGIEELDNHAFLMDYQEYLEEFYARYNVELIRAPEGFFYLRPRSTTLIPRSVLSELDMMVGKILCYLYLSPERLANEGIFTQQELYDELLSLADESKLLKLVNQRSTGSDLDRAKLQEKMRASLSRLRRLGMVWFMGNDSSKFRITESVFRFGADVRSGDDAREAQLRLIRDGEAMTLESAPAAAENDEADNDIDAESDASDNAEDEQA; encoded by the coding sequence ATGTCATCGACAAATATTGAACAAGTGATGCCAGTTAAACTGGCGTTGGCCCTGGCAAACCCGATTTTCCCGGCGCTTGATAGCCAGTTACGCGCGGGTCGCCACATTGGTATTGAAGAGCTGGATAATCACGCTTTTCTGATGGATTACCAGGAATATCTTGAAGAGTTTTACGCGCGCTACAACGTGGAGCTGATCCGCGCGCCGGAAGGCTTTTTCTACCTGCGTCCGCGTTCTACCACGCTGATTCCACGCTCGGTGCTCTCCGAACTGGACATGATGGTGGGCAAAATTCTTTGTTATCTCTATCTCAGCCCGGAACGATTGGCGAATGAGGGGATTTTTACCCAGCAGGAGCTGTACGACGAACTGCTGTCGCTGGCGGATGAGAGCAAACTGCTCAAGCTGGTAAACCAGCGTTCCACGGGTTCCGATCTCGATCGCGCCAAGCTGCAGGAAAAAATGCGCGCCTCGCTCAGCCGCCTGCGCCGCCTCGGCATGGTGTGGTTTATGGGCAACGACAGCAGCAAATTCCGCATCACCGAATCGGTATTCCGCTTTGGCGCTGACGTGCGCAGCGGTGACGATGCGCGTGAAGCGCAGCTGCGCCTGATTCGTGACGGCGAAGCGATGACGCTGGAAAGTGCGCCAGCTGCGGCAGAAAACGATGAAGCGGATAATGATATTGACGCTGAAAGCGACGCGAGTGATAACGCGGAGGATGAGCAAGCATGA
- the mukF gene encoding chromosome partition protein MukF, which translates to MSEFSQTVPELVAWARKNDFSLALPVERLAFLLAIATLNGERMDGEMSEGELIDAFRHVSKAFEQTHETVQVRANNAINDMVRQRLLNRFTSELTEGHAIYRLTPLAIGITDYYIRQREFSTLRLSMQLSIVAQELKRAADAAEEDGDEFHWHRNVFAPLKYSVAEIFDSIDMTQRLMDEQQQAVKTDIADLLNKDWRAAISSCEMLLSETSGTLRELQDTLEAAGDKLQANLLRIQDATLSSPDLGFVDKLVFDLQNKLDRIISWGQQAIDLWIGYDRHVHKFIRTAIDMDKNRVFAQRLRLSVQNYFDQPWALTYANADRLYDMRDEEMTLRNDEVMGELPPEMEYEEFNEIREQLAAMIEEALQIYKLEQKPLHLATVMRDYLSQYPRARHFDLARIVIDQAVRLGVAEADLAGLPAQWQAINDYGAKVQAHVIDKY; encoded by the coding sequence ATGAGCGAATTTTCCCAGACGGTCCCCGAATTGGTGGCATGGGCGCGCAAGAACGACTTTTCGCTTGCGTTGCCGGTAGAACGTCTGGCCTTTTTGCTGGCTATCGCCACCTTAAACGGTGAGCGCATGGACGGCGAAATGAGTGAAGGCGAGCTGATTGACGCGTTTCGTCACGTTAGCAAGGCTTTCGAGCAAACCCACGAAACCGTGCAGGTGCGTGCTAACAACGCCATCAATGACATGGTGCGTCAGCGCTTGCTCAACCGCTTTACCAGCGAGTTGACGGAAGGGCACGCTATCTATCGCTTGACGCCGCTGGCCATTGGCATTACCGACTATTACATTCGTCAGCGTGAGTTCTCTACGCTGCGTCTCTCGATGCAGCTGTCGATCGTGGCGCAGGAGCTGAAACGCGCCGCCGATGCCGCCGAAGAAGATGGCGACGAATTCCACTGGCATCGCAACGTCTTCGCGCCGCTCAAATATTCGGTAGCGGAAATCTTCGATAGCATCGATATGACGCAACGCCTGATGGATGAGCAGCAGCAGGCGGTGAAAACCGATATCGCCGATCTGCTCAACAAAGATTGGCGCGCGGCGATCTCCAGCTGTGAAATGTTGCTGTCAGAAACCTCCGGTACCCTGCGCGAGCTGCAGGATACGCTGGAAGCTGCGGGTGATAAACTGCAGGCCAATCTACTGCGCATTCAGGATGCCACGCTCAGCAGCCCCGATCTCGGCTTTGTCGATAAGCTGGTGTTTGATCTGCAAAACAAGCTGGATCGCATCATCAGTTGGGGTCAGCAGGCTATCGATCTGTGGATCGGCTACGACCGCCACGTACACAAATTTATTCGTACCGCCATCGACATGGATAAAAACCGCGTTTTTGCGCAGCGTTTGCGCCTGTCGGTGCAAAACTATTTCGACCAGCCGTGGGCGCTGACATACGCCAATGCCGATCGTCTTTATGATATGCGCGACGAAGAGATGACACTGCGTAATGACGAAGTGATGGGCGAGCTGCCGCCGGAAATGGAATATGAAGAGTTTAATGAGATTCGCGAACAGCTGGCCGCGATGATCGAAGAGGCGCTGCAGATCTACAAGCTGGAGCAGAAGCCACTCCATCTTGCCACGGTGATGCGCGACTACCTGTCGCAGTATCCACGCGCGCGTCATTTTGATCTGGCGCGTATCGTCATTGATCAAGCAGTACGACTCGGCGTGGCCGAAGCTGATTTAGCCGGTCTGCCCGCGCAATGGCAGGCCATTAATGATTACGGAGCCAAGGTGCAGGCACATGTCATCGACAAATATTGA
- the msbA gene encoding lipid A ABC transporter ATP-binding protein/permease MsbA has product MHQDKDLSTWQTFRRLWPMIAPHKAGLYVSAVALILNAAGDTLMLSLLKPLLDDGFGKADRSVMLWMPLVVIGLMLVRGVTSYISSYCISWVSGNVVMNMRRRLFGHMMGMPVTFFDQQSTGTLLSRITYDSEQVASSSSSALVTVVREGASIIGLFIMMFYYSWQLSLILIVLAPIVSFAIRTVSKRFRSISKNMQNTMGQVTTSAEQMLKGHKEVLIFGGQEVEANRFSQVSNKMRQQGMKLVSASSISDPVIQLIASLALAFVLYAASFPSVMDTLTAGTITVVFSSMIALMRPLKSLTNVNAQFQRGMAACQTLFSILDSEQEIDEGKREIERAHGDVEFRNVTFTYPGREIPALRDINLSLPAGKTVALVGRSGSGKSTMASLLTRFYDIDSGEILLDGHDLREYTLRSLRNQVALVSQNVHLFNDTIANNIAYARNGQYTREQIEQAATMAHAMDFIKKMDNGLDTVIGENGVLLSGGQRQRIAIARALLRDCPILILDEATSALDTESERAIQAALDELQKNRTSLVIAHRLSTIEKADEIVVVEDGRIVERGTHSVLLEQKGAYAQLHKLQFGQ; this is encoded by the coding sequence ATGCATCAAGATAAAGATCTCTCAACGTGGCAGACATTCCGCCGACTCTGGCCGATGATTGCGCCCCACAAGGCTGGCCTCTATGTGTCAGCAGTGGCGCTAATACTCAATGCGGCAGGCGACACCCTGATGCTCTCTCTGTTGAAACCTTTACTGGATGACGGCTTCGGTAAAGCTGACAGATCCGTAATGCTGTGGATGCCGCTGGTGGTGATCGGCCTGATGTTGGTCCGTGGCGTAACCAGCTATATCTCAAGCTACTGCATATCCTGGGTTTCCGGCAATGTGGTAATGAACATGCGCCGTCGTTTATTCGGCCATATGATGGGCATGCCGGTAACATTTTTTGACCAGCAATCAACGGGTACCTTGCTGTCACGCATTACCTATGATTCTGAACAGGTTGCCTCATCTTCTTCGAGCGCACTGGTCACGGTCGTGCGTGAAGGTGCTTCGATCATCGGCCTGTTCATCATGATGTTTTACTACAGTTGGCAACTTTCACTGATTCTCATCGTGTTAGCTCCAATTGTCTCCTTTGCGATTCGTACCGTTTCCAAACGCTTCCGCAGCATCAGCAAAAATATGCAGAACACGATGGGACAAGTCACCACCAGTGCCGAGCAAATGCTGAAAGGTCATAAAGAAGTATTGATCTTTGGTGGCCAGGAAGTGGAAGCTAACCGTTTTTCCCAGGTGAGCAATAAAATGCGTCAGCAGGGCATGAAACTGGTGTCGGCATCTTCTATCTCTGACCCTGTTATTCAGCTGATTGCATCGCTGGCGCTTGCTTTCGTGCTATATGCAGCAAGCTTCCCAAGCGTAATGGATACGCTCACCGCCGGTACCATTACCGTGGTGTTTTCTTCCATGATTGCGCTGATGCGTCCGCTTAAGTCGTTAACCAACGTAAACGCACAGTTCCAACGCGGTATGGCAGCTTGTCAGACCCTGTTCTCGATTCTCGACAGCGAACAGGAAATTGACGAAGGTAAACGTGAAATAGAACGTGCTCATGGTGATGTTGAATTCCGGAATGTGACCTTTACTTATCCAGGGCGTGAAATCCCCGCGCTGCGCGATATTAATCTGTCGCTGCCTGCTGGCAAAACAGTGGCGCTGGTTGGCCGTTCAGGTTCTGGTAAATCCACTATGGCCAGTTTGCTGACGCGTTTTTATGATATTGATAGCGGTGAAATTCTGCTTGATGGTCACGATCTGCGTGAATATACGCTGCGCTCATTGCGTAATCAGGTGGCTCTGGTTTCTCAGAATGTGCATCTTTTCAACGATACCATTGCCAACAACATCGCCTATGCCCGCAACGGTCAGTACACCCGTGAACAAATTGAACAGGCCGCAACCATGGCACATGCCATGGACTTCATCAAAAAGATGGATAATGGTCTGGATACAGTGATCGGTGAAAATGGTGTGCTGCTCTCAGGGGGACAGCGCCAGCGTATTGCCATTGCCCGTGCATTGCTGCGTGACTGCCCAATTTTGATTCTTGATGAGGCAACCTCCGCGCTCGATACCGAATCAGAACGTGCGATTCAGGCCGCGCTGGATGAGCTGCAAAAAAATCGTACCTCGCTTGTTATTGCGCATCGCCTGTCGACCATCGAAAAAGCCGATGAAATCGTCGTTGTGGAAGATGGTCGCATCGTGGAACGCGGCACGCACAGTGTGCTGTTAGAACAGAAGGGCGCGTATGCGCAACTTCACAAGCTGCAGTTCGGTCAATGA
- the kdsB gene encoding 3-deoxy-manno-octulosonate cytidylyltransferase, translated as MSFVAIIPARFASTRLPGKPLVDIQGKPMVLHVMERARESGADRVIVATDHPDVAAVVTAAGGEVCMTRVDHQSGTERLAEVVEKYQFADDTIIVNVQGDEPMIPAEIVRQVATNLAQSEAGMATLAVPIIDAEEAFNPNAVKVVMDAKGYALYFSRATIPWDRERYARSREQIGDTLLRHIGIYAYRAGFIRRYIAWEPCPLEHIELLEQLRVLWYGEKIHVAVAKAIPSVGVDTPEDLERVRLAMQG; from the coding sequence ATGAGTTTTGTTGCCATTATTCCGGCGCGTTTCGCCTCAACACGCCTGCCGGGTAAACCGCTGGTGGATATTCAGGGCAAACCCATGGTGCTGCACGTAATGGAACGCGCCCGTGAATCGGGAGCCGATCGGGTGATTGTCGCGACCGATCATCCTGATGTGGCTGCGGTCGTAACGGCAGCGGGTGGCGAAGTGTGCATGACGCGCGTGGATCATCAATCGGGTACCGAACGTCTGGCCGAAGTCGTTGAGAAGTATCAGTTTGCTGACGATACCATTATCGTCAATGTTCAGGGCGACGAGCCAATGATCCCGGCGGAAATAGTACGCCAGGTGGCCACCAATTTGGCACAGTCCGAGGCGGGCATGGCAACGCTGGCGGTACCGATTATCGATGCGGAAGAGGCATTCAATCCTAACGCCGTTAAGGTCGTCATGGATGCTAAAGGTTACGCGCTGTACTTCTCGCGAGCCACCATTCCATGGGATCGTGAACGTTATGCCCGTTCGCGTGAGCAGATTGGCGACACGCTGCTACGGCACATTGGTATTTACGCCTATCGCGCCGGTTTTATTCGTCGCTATATAGCATGGGAACCTTGTCCGCTAGAGCACATTGAGCTACTCGAACAGCTGCGGGTGCTATGGTACGGTGAGAAAATTCACGTCGCGGTGGCAAAAGCCATACCCAGTGTTGGGGTGGATACGCCGGAAGACCTTGAGCGGGTTCGCCTCGCGATGCAAGGTTAA